A part of Paenibacillus sp. sptzw28 genomic DNA contains:
- a CDS encoding MFS transporter: MSSFPELRPNYMESQAQLSSAAVLLYAVICGSAVATVYFSQPLLDAIAIEFGINSSVIGTVVTATQMCYALGLFFLVPLGDLLDPRRLVTGMMVFIAIALSIVALASNTLFLFLGMGMVGFQAVVAQVLVALAADRAPQHSRGRTIGVVTSGIVIGILLARAFSGTLADMAGWRSVYIVTAVITICMAYLFLAVTPAARRPPSQNTYWRILRSMKDLFVQIPLLRIRGLLAFFIFSDFSILWSSMVLPMSSPPLSFSHSVIGLIGLAGVAGALAASSAGRLADRGLGQRTTGIALFLLLFSWLPIGLLQHSMWLFIIGVVMLDFAVQAVHVTNQSMILSTRPEAGSRLTAGYMIFYSFGSATGAVALTWIYSWAGWFGVCILGTLVSMIAVLFWACTLKMSDRSPKAGICL, translated from the coding sequence ATGTCAAGTTTCCCGGAGCTCCGTCCGAATTACATGGAGTCACAAGCTCAACTTTCGAGCGCAGCGGTTTTACTATATGCGGTCATCTGCGGCTCGGCAGTAGCCACGGTTTATTTTTCTCAACCTTTGCTTGATGCGATCGCTATAGAATTTGGAATCAATAGCTCTGTCATCGGCACGGTAGTAACAGCGACACAGATGTGTTATGCGTTGGGATTATTTTTTCTGGTCCCGCTAGGGGATTTGCTCGACCCGCGTCGACTTGTAACCGGAATGATGGTGTTTATAGCGATCGCATTAAGTATTGTTGCGTTAGCTTCGAATACTTTATTTCTATTCCTCGGCATGGGGATGGTTGGTTTCCAGGCTGTAGTTGCACAAGTCCTTGTTGCACTTGCCGCTGATCGAGCGCCGCAGCACAGTCGTGGCCGGACCATTGGAGTCGTTACGAGTGGTATCGTAATAGGAATTCTACTGGCCCGTGCCTTCTCGGGTACCTTAGCGGATATGGCTGGATGGCGATCCGTTTATATAGTCACGGCAGTAATCACGATCTGCATGGCTTATCTATTCCTAGCCGTTACACCCGCTGCACGGCGTCCGCCTAGTCAAAACACGTATTGGAGGATACTCCGCTCCATGAAGGATTTATTCGTTCAAATTCCACTATTAAGAATTCGTGGACTACTTGCCTTCTTTATTTTTTCGGACTTTAGTATATTATGGTCCTCAATGGTATTGCCGATGAGCTCCCCTCCACTTTCGTTCAGCCACAGTGTGATTGGATTGATTGGACTTGCCGGTGTAGCGGGGGCGCTGGCCGCCAGCAGTGCGGGACGACTGGCAGACCGGGGATTAGGACAACGGACGACAGGCATCGCTTTGTTTCTGTTATTGTTTTCCTGGCTGCCAATAGGGTTACTACAGCATTCCATGTGGTTGTTTATCATAGGGGTCGTTATGTTGGATTTCGCGGTGCAGGCGGTTCACGTTACTAATCAAAGTATGATATTAAGTACTCGCCCAGAAGCGGGGAGCAGGCTAACCGCAGGATACATGATTTTTTATTCCTTTGGAAGCGCAACAGGTGCAGTAGCATTGACCTGGATTTATTCTTGGGCGGGGTGGTTCGGCGTGTGCATACTGGGGACCTTGGTAAGCATGATCGCGGTGTTATTTTGGGCTTGCACTTTGAAAATGTCCGATCGTTCTCCTAAGGCTGGAATCTGCTTATGA
- a CDS encoding HIT family protein: MQGDQLVLDDICKIRWTAQYKLLLILPKGHYHNVDDLDEITANEIMKASRLLASLLNSHFQPDGVTILQNNGKFNDLNHYHMHIFPRYESDGFAWVEPSDSTNAKGRLKETTTKLVELINQQSLR, encoded by the coding sequence GTGCAAGGGGATCAGTTAGTCCTTGATGATATTTGTAAAATACGATGGACAGCCCAGTACAAGCTGTTGCTAATACTACCTAAAGGACATTATCATAATGTCGATGACTTAGATGAAATCACTGCCAATGAGATTATGAAGGCATCCAGACTGCTTGCGAGTTTACTGAATTCCCATTTCCAACCCGATGGAGTAACCATTCTTCAAAACAATGGGAAATTTAATGATTTAAATCACTATCATATGCATATCTTCCCTCGCTATGAGTCGGATGGTTTTGCTTGGGTAGAACCATCTGATTCAACAAACGCAAAAGGACGTTTAAAAGAAACCACCACGAAGTTGGTTGAATTGATAAATCAGCAGTCTCTACGCTAA
- a CDS encoding glycoside hydrolase family 32 protein, with the protein MVRPDYRLNYHLMAEYGWMNDPNGFVQYKGQYHLFYQHYPYKPAWGPMHWGHAITHDLIKWEYMPVALAPGGEFDRDGCFSGSAIEKDGKLVLMYTGHFMTGPDKDRDYKQAQGIAVSEDGLTFAKWDGNPVIGYDGIPDGISQKDFRDPKVFMLGGRYYAVLGSNDGQGNGLVLLYRSDDLLQWTYVNVLAASDGSFGDNWECPDLFRLGVKDVFMLSPQRMPSQGEAYRNLHSTMYVVGKFDPAEGRFHFERYAPVDHGFDFYAPQSTIDDKGRRIVIGWMDMWETEMPTQNDHHWAGAMSLPREAVLDRERVLFRPVQEIEAYRYNPFELQDLTLEGERDIESGGDSYELQIVFEAGNAEEFGVKLRVGGEEETVLSYRPDDGLFRFNRERAGIGPGGERRVQVGLAEGRLSLRIFVDKSSVEAFIGDGEYVVTGRIYPRPQSLGIKVFAKGLCKLESFRKWDIR; encoded by the coding sequence CTGGTTCGTCCGGATTACAGGCTGAACTATCATCTGATGGCGGAGTACGGCTGGATGAACGATCCTAACGGTTTCGTGCAATATAAGGGACAGTATCACCTGTTTTATCAGCATTATCCGTACAAGCCGGCTTGGGGGCCTATGCATTGGGGTCACGCAATAACTCACGACCTCATCAAGTGGGAGTACATGCCGGTAGCCTTGGCGCCGGGCGGTGAATTCGACCGTGACGGCTGCTTTTCCGGAAGTGCTATAGAGAAAGACGGCAAACTTGTGCTGATGTATACCGGCCACTTCATGACTGGGCCTGACAAGGACCGCGATTACAAGCAGGCCCAGGGTATCGCGGTATCGGAGGACGGCTTAACGTTTGCGAAATGGGACGGCAACCCTGTCATCGGCTATGACGGAATCCCTGACGGCATCAGCCAAAAGGATTTCCGTGATCCGAAAGTGTTCATGCTGGGCGGCCGGTATTATGCCGTTCTAGGTTCCAATGACGGACAAGGGAACGGACTTGTTCTGCTGTATCGCTCTGACGATTTGCTGCAATGGACGTATGTAAATGTGCTGGCTGCGAGTGATGGCAGCTTCGGTGACAACTGGGAATGTCCGGATCTGTTCCGATTGGGTGTCAAGGACGTGTTCATGCTGTCGCCGCAAAGGATGCCCTCGCAGGGCGAGGCCTACCGCAACCTTCATTCCACCATGTACGTGGTCGGCAAGTTCGATCCGGCGGAAGGGAGATTTCATTTCGAACGTTATGCACCTGTCGATCACGGCTTCGACTTCTATGCGCCGCAGTCGACAATCGATGATAAAGGACGCCGAATTGTGATCGGCTGGATGGACATGTGGGAGACGGAGATGCCGACTCAGAATGACCACCACTGGGCGGGAGCGATGAGCCTGCCTCGAGAGGCTGTTCTGGACAGAGAGCGGGTGCTGTTCCGCCCGGTTCAAGAAATCGAGGCCTATCGATATAATCCGTTTGAGCTGCAGGATCTTACGCTTGAGGGAGAGCGAGACATCGAGAGCGGCGGCGACAGCTATGAGCTTCAGATCGTGTTCGAAGCAGGAAATGCGGAGGAATTCGGGGTTAAGCTGCGTGTCGGCGGAGAAGAGGAAACGGTGCTGTCCTACCGCCCTGATGACGGTTTGTTCCGTTTCAACCGTGAGCGGGCAGGCATCGGACCGGGCGGTGAGCGGCGGGTACAGGTCGGACTGGCGGAAGGCAGGTTGTCGCTGCGCATTTTCGTAGACAAATCCTCTGTCGAGGCATTTATTGGAGACGGCGAGTATGTCGTCACCGGCCGCATCTATCCAAGGCCGCAGTCGCTCGGCATCAAGGTGTTTGCCAAGGGGCTTTGCAAGCTGGAATCATTTCGGAAATGGGATATTCGCTAG
- a CDS encoding MFS transporter — translation MANPCTTEGPVGRTLQSVRLAGPRQWAGLALLSLPTILLGLDLTLLHLALPALAIDLRPTSAQALWIVDAYGFMIAGFLITMGTLGDRIGRRKLLMVGAAAFGIASVLAAYSTSASTLIAARAALGVAGATLMPSTLALISNMFVNRHQRALAIGVWATMFALGMAAGPVVGGVLLEHYWWGAAFLVAVPVVGLLLVAAPFLVPEYRAPQDGRLDILSVTLSLLALLPIIYGIKQISKNGLSTGTALAIAGGFAFVILFVRRQRRLESPLIDLDLFTSKVFSVALVVLLVGLIGVGGTMLLVTQYLQLVASLPPLVAGLWMGPPALAMLAAGIAAPLASRRIRPGYVIAGALGLSVIGYLMLTRLENEPSGIALVTAAFSLVYLGLGTIAALGTDLVVGAAPAEKAGSASAMSETVQELGLAVGIATLGSLTTAVYRSRMFDRIPDTLAQDVHKAVGDSLAGASSVAQELPPGLLEEAQAAFTAGFNAAAATSAGSIAILSILAAVILRHIGTDGGDEAVKSKQAES, via the coding sequence TTGGCAAATCCATGCACCACTGAAGGACCTGTGGGGCGAACACTTCAGTCCGTGAGGCTCGCCGGCCCGCGCCAATGGGCCGGGCTCGCGCTTCTCTCCCTACCAACCATCCTACTCGGGCTCGACCTGACGCTGTTGCATCTGGCGTTGCCGGCGCTAGCAATCGATCTGCGGCCGACGAGCGCACAGGCCCTATGGATCGTGGACGCCTATGGCTTCATGATCGCCGGCTTCCTCATCACGATGGGAACGCTGGGTGATCGCATCGGGCGGCGCAAGCTGCTGATGGTCGGGGCGGCTGCCTTTGGAATTGCTTCAGTACTCGCGGCCTATTCGACCAGCGCCTCCACGCTTATCGCAGCACGTGCAGCGCTTGGTGTGGCGGGCGCGACACTGATGCCATCGACGCTGGCACTTATCAGCAACATGTTCGTCAACCGTCACCAGCGTGCGCTGGCGATTGGGGTTTGGGCGACCATGTTCGCGCTCGGCATGGCGGCTGGCCCGGTCGTGGGCGGTGTATTGCTAGAGCACTACTGGTGGGGTGCGGCCTTTCTTGTCGCGGTGCCGGTGGTCGGGCTCCTGCTTGTAGCCGCACCCTTTCTCGTTCCAGAATACCGAGCACCACAGGACGGCCGGTTGGATATCCTGAGTGTCACCCTTTCGCTCCTAGCCCTGCTGCCCATCATCTACGGCATCAAGCAGATCTCCAAAAATGGGCTCAGTACCGGAACAGCGCTTGCGATTGCTGGTGGATTCGCCTTCGTGATCTTGTTCGTTCGGCGACAGCGCCGACTGGAAAGTCCTCTCATCGACCTGGATCTTTTCACTAGCAAGGTATTCAGCGTCGCATTGGTCGTACTCCTTGTGGGCCTCATCGGCGTCGGCGGAACGATGCTGCTGGTCACTCAGTACCTACAACTGGTTGCCAGCCTACCGCCGCTGGTAGCGGGGCTTTGGATGGGGCCACCGGCGCTCGCTATGCTGGCCGCTGGCATCGCGGCACCGCTGGCATCGCGGCGTATCCGGCCCGGCTATGTGATCGCGGGTGCGCTCGGACTGTCGGTCATCGGCTATTTGATGCTCACGCGCCTCGAAAACGAGCCATCTGGCATTGCTCTGGTCACCGCCGCGTTTTCACTCGTCTATCTCGGCCTTGGCACGATCGCCGCGCTAGGCACGGATCTGGTGGTAGGAGCGGCGCCAGCGGAGAAGGCAGGATCAGCCTCGGCCATGTCCGAGACTGTGCAGGAACTCGGCCTGGCGGTTGGCATTGCCACGCTGGGTAGCCTCACGACCGCCGTCTATCGCAGCCGGATGTTCGACCGGATACCCGATACGCTGGCTCAGGATGTCCACAAGGCCGTCGGAGACAGCCTCGCGGGGGCATCCTCGGTAGCGCAAGAACTGCCTCCCGGCTTGCTTGAGGAGGCGCAGGCAGCCTTCACGGCGGGATTCAATGCAGCAGCGGCAACGAGCGCAGGCAGCATCGCGATCCTCTCCATACTGGCGGCCGTCATCTTGCGCCATATTGGAACTGACGGCGGCGACGAAGCGGTTAAATCCAAGCAAGCTGAATCGTAA
- a CDS encoding TetR/AcrR family transcriptional regulator yields MARIREFDEQKALTAAMHVFWEKGYEAASLSDLTSRMGIQKPSLYAAYGDKLSLFESALRNYNQLHAKSVRLKLNKITNVKTAFRLLFLEGAFPNGTHERNGCFCINTMAELAPHDAKFEILTREHQQYLAVIFEDKLERGVTSGEIDGSVNCRAIAQSLVVAFIGLTVLKKSNPNREWIDNCIDSALSLLTAPPRTEPEVAE; encoded by the coding sequence ATGGCTAGAATTCGCGAATTCGATGAACAAAAGGCATTAACAGCGGCTATGCATGTTTTTTGGGAAAAAGGGTACGAGGCTGCTTCACTAAGTGATTTAACATCTCGCATGGGGATTCAGAAACCTAGTTTATATGCTGCATACGGCGACAAATTGTCTTTGTTTGAATCGGCTCTTCGAAATTATAACCAATTACATGCTAAATCCGTCCGCTTGAAGCTAAACAAAATTACGAATGTCAAGACTGCTTTCAGGCTTCTGTTTCTGGAAGGGGCGTTCCCTAACGGAACGCATGAGCGGAATGGCTGCTTCTGCATTAATACAATGGCGGAGCTGGCTCCGCACGACGCGAAGTTTGAAATTTTGACACGAGAGCATCAACAATATTTGGCGGTGATATTTGAAGATAAGCTTGAACGGGGTGTAACCTCCGGAGAGATCGATGGATCGGTTAACTGCCGGGCAATAGCTCAGTCCCTTGTGGTAGCTTTCATCGGATTAACCGTATTGAAGAAATCCAATCCTAATCGGGAATGGATCGATAATTGCATCGACTCAGCGCTGTCGTTACTCACAGCGCCCCCACGTACGGAACCTGAAGTGGCAGAATAA
- a CDS encoding RNA polymerase sigma factor, with amino-acid sequence MNDKQDPSSHSYILNIINEYQHELYRYCRVLTGSDWDADDLIQETLMKLFAFGKKVHIPLQKAYVFRIATNAWIDMCRKNKLVFEVLQDEPDIPAMETDPIEIRDSLELLLLRVPLSQATVMLLIDIFQFTTKETAEMINSSEGAVKALLHRARTGIRKHFHPHRVEKSSLMSRSKKPTKTMSKTEPPHQLINRFSEAFLRSDPYDISRAYMELNRNEIEVAQEENSGALYFRFRDPEGNLCFIESENIF; translated from the coding sequence TTGAACGATAAACAGGATCCTTCCTCGCATTCATACATACTTAACATTATAAATGAATATCAACACGAACTATACCGTTATTGCAGGGTGTTAACCGGATCCGATTGGGATGCCGATGACCTTATACAGGAAACGTTAATGAAGTTGTTTGCTTTCGGAAAGAAAGTACATATTCCTTTACAAAAAGCTTATGTTTTCCGCATTGCAACGAATGCTTGGATTGACATGTGCCGCAAAAATAAACTCGTGTTTGAGGTACTGCAAGACGAACCTGATATTCCTGCAATGGAAACTGACCCTATAGAGATTAGGGATTCACTGGAACTACTGCTGCTTAGGGTACCCCTAAGTCAAGCGACTGTTATGCTGCTTATAGATATCTTTCAGTTTACAACAAAGGAAACTGCAGAAATGATCAATTCTTCGGAAGGCGCGGTTAAAGCACTGCTTCATCGTGCAAGAACCGGAATCCGCAAACACTTTCACCCCCATCGTGTAGAGAAGAGTTCCCTCATGTCACGATCAAAAAAACCTACCAAAACTATGTCAAAAACAGAACCACCGCATCAGCTCATTAACCGCTTTTCAGAAGCTTTCCTACGCAGTGATCCCTATGATATCAGTCGCGCCTATATGGAATTGAATCGTAACGAAATCGAAGTCGCTCAGGAAGAAAACAGCGGAGCTCTTTATTTTCGATTTCGGGACCCGGAAGGGAATTTATGTTTCATTGAATCGGAAAATATTTTTTGA
- a CDS encoding helix-turn-helix domain-containing protein encodes MQVNQEREKCPIEISLDVIGGKWKVLILWYLLWETRRFSQLERLIPQVSQKVLAEKLRELEESGLIERRVYPVVPPRVEYSLTEGGQSIRPLLMALLDWGNHYKNMNEDSGASTTIRPCARGSVSP; translated from the coding sequence ATTCAGGTGAACCAGGAACGGGAGAAATGTCCGATTGAAATTTCCTTGGATGTGATCGGAGGCAAATGGAAAGTATTGATATTGTGGTATCTGTTGTGGGAGACGAGGAGGTTCTCGCAGCTGGAGCGGCTTATTCCCCAGGTTTCTCAGAAAGTACTGGCAGAGAAGCTGCGGGAGTTGGAGGAGAGTGGTCTGATTGAACGCAGAGTGTACCCGGTTGTGCCCCCGCGAGTTGAATATTCTTTAACCGAGGGCGGCCAGTCGATTCGTCCGCTCCTGATGGCGCTACTGGATTGGGGAAACCACTATAAGAACATGAACGAGGACTCGGGGGCAAGTACGACCATACGACCATGTGCAAGGGGATCAGTTAGTCCTTGA
- a CDS encoding carbohydrate ABC transporter permease, giving the protein MAGSKPSSSLVKSLGLAIFLILFIVPFIILLLNSFKESNAITSNPLSLPGSFDLTNYRDAFDKMGYIAAFSNTLVITLASVLIISLTAAMTAHYFVRNNTRANQYTFLLMVASMIIPFQAIMIPLVKIYGSLGMLNNKWSLIYMYLGFGSSLAVFIYHGFVKSIPKELEEAAMIDGCTKTQTFFRIVFPVLTPTTATISILNVLWIWNDFLLPSLILVNPEQRTLPLSTYNFYGTYTVDYGPLMAGLVLTILPIIIVYLFAQKYIIQGVMQGSIK; this is encoded by the coding sequence ATGGCAGGCAGCAAACCCTCCTCATCCTTGGTGAAGTCACTCGGCCTTGCCATCTTTCTGATTCTGTTCATTGTTCCGTTTATAATTCTGCTGCTTAATTCGTTCAAAGAAAGTAATGCCATAACATCCAATCCTTTGTCGCTTCCAGGCAGCTTCGACTTAACCAATTATAGGGATGCATTTGATAAAATGGGCTACATTGCCGCATTTTCGAACACGCTGGTCATTACGCTGGCGAGTGTGCTCATTATTTCGCTCACAGCTGCGATGACTGCCCATTATTTTGTGCGAAATAATACCAGGGCCAATCAATATACGTTTCTTTTGATGGTCGCTTCGATGATCATACCGTTCCAGGCGATCATGATCCCGCTTGTGAAAATTTACGGTTCTTTAGGTATGCTGAACAACAAATGGTCGCTCATCTATATGTATCTCGGTTTTGGCAGTTCGCTGGCCGTGTTCATCTATCATGGTTTCGTGAAAAGTATTCCGAAAGAGCTCGAAGAGGCGGCCATGATTGACGGCTGTACGAAGACGCAAACATTCTTCCGGATCGTCTTCCCGGTGCTTACCCCGACTACGGCCACAATATCGATCTTGAACGTGCTGTGGATCTGGAACGACTTCCTTCTGCCGTCACTTATTTTGGTCAATCCGGAGCAGCGCACTCTTCCGCTCTCGACATACAACTTCTATGGAACGTACACGGTGGACTACGGCCCGCTGATGGCCGGCCTAGTTCTGACTATTCTTCCGATTATCATCGTGTATCTGTTTGCCCAGAAATATATCATTCAGGGTGTTATGCAGGGCTCCATTAAATAA
- a CDS encoding carbohydrate ABC transporter permease, which yields MISEKGVWNRLRSRLLFTGPTLFAFLTVMIVPFAYGIYLTFTNWDGISTTHTLVGFQNYGEVFKDEVFWQSFGLTLKYVFFSVLLTNVIAFLLAYMLTKGLKGQSIFRAGFFLPNLVGGIVLGFIWQFIFSNVLVYFGAKTGISIFSGSWLAEPDKAFWSLVIVTVWQYAGYMMVIYVAGLMSVPNDIQEAASIDGANGWMKMRKMILPLMIPSFIVCIFLSLQRCFMVYDVNLSLTKGGPFKSTEFVSMHVYEKAFLSRDYGVGQAEALVLFLLVAAITLLQVYFSKKLEVEA from the coding sequence ATGATTTCGGAAAAGGGAGTGTGGAATCGCCTGCGCAGCAGGCTGCTTTTCACCGGACCGACATTGTTTGCGTTTCTCACGGTAATGATCGTACCGTTTGCTTACGGGATTTATTTAACCTTTACGAATTGGGACGGTATATCCACGACACATACGCTGGTCGGTTTCCAAAACTACGGCGAAGTGTTTAAAGACGAAGTCTTCTGGCAATCGTTCGGGCTAACGCTCAAATATGTATTTTTTTCTGTCCTGCTTACTAACGTTATCGCATTTCTGCTCGCATATATGCTGACAAAGGGCCTGAAGGGGCAAAGCATTTTCAGGGCGGGTTTTTTCCTTCCGAACCTCGTCGGCGGTATAGTGCTCGGTTTCATTTGGCAGTTTATCTTCTCCAACGTTCTTGTGTATTTCGGCGCAAAGACGGGAATTTCGATCTTCAGCGGATCCTGGCTGGCAGAACCGGATAAGGCATTCTGGTCCTTGGTCATCGTAACGGTCTGGCAGTATGCCGGCTACATGATGGTCATTTATGTCGCCGGACTGATGAGCGTACCTAATGATATTCAGGAAGCGGCAAGCATTGACGGCGCTAACGGCTGGATGAAAATGCGGAAGATGATCCTGCCGCTGATGATTCCATCCTTTATCGTCTGCATTTTTCTATCCTTGCAGCGCTGCTTCATGGTCTATGACGTGAACCTCTCTTTGACGAAGGGCGGGCCTTTCAAGAGTACCGAATTTGTATCGATGCATGTATACGAAAAGGCATTCCTTTCCCGGGATTACGGGGTCGGCCAGGCGGAGGCGCTCGTGCTGTTCCTGCTTGTCGCCGCCATTACGCTGCTTCAGGTTTATTTCAGTAAAAAACTGGAGGTGGAGGCATAA
- a CDS encoding ABC transporter substrate-binding protein — MKRFKGFQGLILALLSIMVLSACGNSSNSGTSGGAAAETAGNAGTSGGQVKITLLNSKGEIQQQLEDAAKAFHEDNPNITLEIQSVPAGSSPFEKASTLYASGNPPTMLMLDTGDVEKFKDRILDLSGEKWMADTVAHATDLTTYDGKNYAFPLAIEGYGFIYNKAVVDKAVGGSFDPSTINTTSSLENLFKQIEASGKKALVISPMDWSLGAHYLPLAYAGQNKNVADVNKFIDSLKAGTASLSTNKVFNGLMDTFDVMMKYNIDQKSPLSGAYERGPELLGKGEVGIWFMGNWAWPQISGFDTANKQYGFLPVPISNNPDDYGNQEISSAVSKRIVIDKQQSTPEQQEAAKKFLNWIVYEQKGQDFLVNKASIIPAFKNITLPAADPLGKSIQDYIARDKSEQSMSTLPADHWSKVGASMQKYLAKAGDRATLAKEIEDYWKSVK, encoded by the coding sequence ATGAAGCGTTTTAAAGGATTTCAAGGACTTATTCTTGCGCTGCTGTCAATCATGGTCCTCTCGGCGTGCGGAAACTCATCGAACAGCGGGACGAGCGGCGGGGCCGCAGCAGAGACCGCGGGCAATGCAGGTACTTCGGGCGGACAGGTAAAAATTACGCTTCTTAACTCCAAGGGGGAAATCCAGCAACAACTGGAGGATGCGGCGAAAGCGTTTCATGAAGATAATCCGAACATAACGCTGGAAATCCAATCGGTACCGGCCGGCTCATCGCCTTTCGAAAAAGCGTCCACATTATATGCATCCGGAAATCCACCGACGATGCTCATGCTGGATACCGGCGACGTGGAGAAGTTCAAAGACCGTATTCTTGACCTGAGCGGTGAGAAGTGGATGGCAGATACGGTAGCGCATGCGACCGACCTTACGACATACGACGGCAAGAACTATGCGTTTCCGCTGGCGATCGAAGGCTATGGCTTTATTTATAATAAAGCCGTTGTTGACAAAGCGGTAGGCGGAAGCTTCGATCCATCCACAATCAACACAACGAGCAGCCTGGAGAATCTGTTCAAGCAGATCGAAGCATCCGGCAAAAAAGCGCTCGTCATTTCACCGATGGATTGGTCGCTTGGCGCACACTATCTCCCGCTTGCCTATGCCGGACAGAATAAAAATGTGGCGGATGTGAACAAATTCATCGATTCGCTGAAAGCCGGAACGGCTTCTCTTTCGACAAACAAAGTGTTTAATGGGCTCATGGATACGTTCGACGTTATGATGAAATATAATATCGACCAGAAATCCCCGCTTTCCGGCGCCTATGAACGCGGTCCTGAGCTGCTCGGCAAAGGCGAAGTCGGCATCTGGTTCATGGGGAACTGGGCATGGCCGCAAATCAGTGGATTCGACACGGCTAATAAACAGTATGGTTTCCTCCCGGTGCCGATCAGCAACAATCCGGACGATTACGGGAATCAGGAAATATCGTCTGCCGTTTCCAAACGAATCGTTATCGATAAGCAGCAAAGCACTCCCGAGCAGCAAGAAGCGGCGAAGAAATTCCTGAATTGGATCGTGTATGAGCAAAAAGGCCAGGACTTCCTGGTGAACAAAGCAAGCATTATACCGGCGTTCAAGAACATCACGCTTCCGGCGGCAGACCCGCTTGGAAAATCGATTCAGGATTACATTGCAAGAGACAAATCCGAGCAGTCAATGAGCACATTGCCGGCCGACCACTGGTCGAAAGTCGGCGCTTCCATGCAGAAGTATTTGGCGAAAGCGGGAGACCGGGCTACGCTCGCTAAGGAAATCGAAGACTATTGGAAAAGCGTGAAATAA
- a CDS encoding LysR family transcriptional regulator yields the protein MELSDLKLFQAIAEEGSISGAAKRLDYVQSNVTARLRRLEDELGVLLFYRRPKGVQITEKGALFRKYVDSILQMADESIKILQDHGKPSGLLKIGVVETVTCGNFMNLIASYQSRYEQVSLSLETGNPLELMEKVKNFELDAAFVTGELTITNFDTDYLLTDEIVLLSGRTLDVSALIEQKWAISPRGCPFRMKLEQWLKDEGVALKNFIEISSLETILSSVRAGLTSTILPKSVLKGPYEDLHVYPIPESYQFIETGLIRRREKYMSYAYKAFADLVKEEGL from the coding sequence TTGGAACTAAGCGACCTGAAGTTATTTCAAGCAATTGCTGAAGAAGGAAGCATTTCTGGAGCTGCAAAGCGATTAGATTATGTTCAGTCCAATGTAACTGCAAGGTTACGTAGACTAGAGGATGAGTTGGGAGTCCTTCTTTTTTATAGAAGACCTAAAGGAGTTCAGATCACAGAAAAAGGTGCACTTTTCCGTAAGTATGTCGATTCAATTTTGCAAATGGCAGATGAGTCGATCAAAATACTTCAAGATCACGGTAAACCAAGTGGATTATTAAAAATAGGTGTTGTTGAAACGGTTACGTGCGGAAATTTCATGAACCTAATTGCTTCTTATCAATCGCGGTATGAACAAGTATCTCTCAGTTTAGAAACAGGCAATCCTCTTGAATTAATGGAGAAGGTAAAGAACTTTGAATTAGATGCTGCTTTTGTAACAGGTGAGCTGACTATTACAAATTTCGATACCGACTATTTATTAACGGATGAAATTGTATTATTATCTGGCAGGACATTAGATGTCTCAGCTTTAATAGAGCAAAAGTGGGCGATCTCTCCTAGAGGTTGTCCTTTCAGAATGAAATTGGAACAATGGTTGAAGGATGAGGGAGTTGCACTAAAGAACTTCATTGAGATTAGTTCATTAGAAACGATTTTAAGCAGTGTGAGAGCTGGGTTGACGTCCACCATTCTACCTAAATCGGTTTTAAAAGGTCCATATGAAGATTTACATGTGTACCCTATACCCGAATCGTATCAATTTATTGAAACAGGTCTTATCAGAAGAAGAGAAAAATATATGAGCTATGCTTACAAAGCTTTTGCAGATCTAGTTAAGGAAGAAGGCCTGTAA